The genomic interval CCTGTTCCAGATAGCTAAAGCTGAAATCACCTCACATGATGATCTGACTTTTCGTATCATTATCGAAAGCCTTATGGAAAATAGTTTTCAATCTATTGCGCTATTTATTTATGATGAATACGATCAGAAAGCAGGTTTTGTAGATTTACGCAGTGAAGAGATGTTTAAAATAAGTACCGCTGAAAAAAAATTTGAAATTAAAGGCATTTTAAAACAGCTTCCGCTCAGACCCGGGAAATATAAAATAGGATTACATATTCAATCGAACTTATTGTATAAAGATTTTTTTAGCCTGCTGCAGTTTGAAGTCCTGCAAAAAGAATTAACCAGTAAACTGCTTCCTTATCCATTACCTATAAGAGGATATATGGAAGTAGACTATCATTTTACCGTTATTTAGCCCTACAATTAATGAACTACGAGAAGCTGTATGAAAATAAGGATGAGATATATTACAACCACAGCCGTACAGAAATATTACCATTTATTCCTGCTGGTATAAAGACGGCTTTGGATATAGGTTGCGGGAACGGTTCATTCGGGTCTCTTTTAAAAAAAGAATATCAATGTATGGTTTGGGGAATCGAACCGGACAAAAATTCTGCACGTGAAGCAGAAAAAAAAATTGACAAGTGTGTGAATGCAATATTTTCTGGCTCCATGCCGGAATTGGCCGGTAAAAAATTTGATGCCATATTTTTTAATGATGTCCTGGAACATCTTGCAGATCCTTCTGAAGCAATTTCTGTTTGTAAAGAGCTGCTGACTACAGACGGCCGCATTATTGCTTCTATTCCCAATATCCGCTGGTACCCGGTTATTTTATCACTGCTTAGGTATAAGGATTTCAAATATCAGGAAGCCGGGGTGATGGATAAAACACATTTGCGCTTTTTCACAAAAAAAAGTATGGTCAGGCTTTTTGAAGAAAGTAATTACAAAGTTTGTCAGGTTAAGGGAATTAATAAGGACAATAGCTTTTCATTTTTTAATGTCCTTAATTTCCTTTTACTGGGTACCCAGGAAGACATGAAATTTCCCCAATTTGTAATCGTTGCCTCCCTTTAGCATGCCTGTTAAAATAGATATTATTATTTTAAGCTACGCGAAGACCGAACTGCTAAAGCAAATCACTTTACAGGGGATTGAAAGTCTTTTTCTATCAGAAGATCCTGATCATATTCAATTTGAGGCCCTTGTTATTGAATCAAATGCAGCATTGTTTCCTTATCAATATCCGAATACCAAAACTATATATCCTGATGAAAAATTTGGCTTTAATAAATATCTGAATATTGGTATTGCACAAACGGATAATGCTTATATATGCCTGTGTAATAATGATCTGATTTATCATCAAAATTGGGCAAGTGAAATACTGAGCGTAATGGAGGAAAACCCAAATATAAAGTCAGCGAACCCCTATTGCAGCTATTTTCATCCTCAATTAAAAATAGCTGAACCTAAAAAAATAGTAGTTGGTACAACCAGGAATCTCCTGAACGGAATCCTTACTGGATGGTGCATCTTTCTTAAACGGGAAATTTTTGACACCATTGGTTTATTAGATGAACAATTTGAGTTTTGGTATGCAGATAAAGATTTTGGGCGTACGCTATTAAACTATAAAATAGACCATGCGCTTATTATACCCGCTAAAGTAGATCATTTAGGCAACCAAACCCATACTGCGATAAATGAAAAAAAGCTATCTCATCTTACTCACGGCCAAAAAATAATTTTCGAAAAAAAATGGGGCAAAGAACCAGTTGCCTTATGGCCAAAAGTAAAAAATTTAATAAAAAGACTGCTTAATGATTGATCAATGCTTTTTTACTGTAGCTACTGGAGACAAGTATTTAAGCTTTGCTTTTACTTTAGCCAGGTCATATAAGTTTCATCATGATGATGAAATCCCTTTTTTTATTATCTCTGATACAGATTTCACACTACCGAAGGATTTAAAATGGATTAAAAAAAAAATAATAGCCGGGGATTTACTGACCTCCGGAGTGAGCTACAAATTTAATTTTGACCAGATTACACCCGCTTACAAATCAATTTTTATCGATGCAGATTCTATTATTTATGGTAATATCTCTCACGT from Pedobacter sp. WC2423 carries:
- a CDS encoding class I SAM-dependent methyltransferase, coding for MNYEKLYENKDEIYYNHSRTEILPFIPAGIKTALDIGCGNGSFGSLLKKEYQCMVWGIEPDKNSAREAEKKIDKCVNAIFSGSMPELAGKKFDAIFFNDVLEHLADPSEAISVCKELLTTDGRIIASIPNIRWYPVILSLLRYKDFKYQEAGVMDKTHLRFFTKKSMVRLFEESNYKVCQVKGINKDNSFSFFNVLNFLLLGTQEDMKFPQFVIVASL
- a CDS encoding glycosyltransferase family 2 protein; the protein is MPVKIDIIILSYAKTELLKQITLQGIESLFLSEDPDHIQFEALVIESNAALFPYQYPNTKTIYPDEKFGFNKYLNIGIAQTDNAYICLCNNDLIYHQNWASEILSVMEENPNIKSANPYCSYFHPQLKIAEPKKIVVGTTRNLLNGILTGWCIFLKREIFDTIGLLDEQFEFWYADKDFGRTLLNYKIDHALIIPAKVDHLGNQTHTAINEKKLSHLTHGQKIIFEKKWGKEPVALWPKVKNLIKRLLND